The Alcaligenes faecalis sequence GACCATGAACCAACACGTAAAAGACGGCGAGGTGCTGTTGCAGGCAGAAGGCTTGTCCAAACGCTTTGGCGGTTTGCAGGCCTTGTCCGACGTCAGCTTCAGCATTCGCAAGGGCGATATCTACGGTCTGATCGGCCCGAACGGCGCGGGTAAAACCACGCTGTTTAACGTAATGACGGGCTTGTATATCCCCGAGTCCGGTCGCTGCACCTTTGCCGGTCGCAACCTGACCGATTGCAAACCCCATCAAATCGCTGAATCCGGTTTTGCGCGTACCTTCCAGAACATCCGCTTGTTCGGCAGCCTGTCAGCCCTGGAAAACGTCATGATTGGCCGCCACGTCCGCACCCGTGCGGGCGTGTTGGGGGCGGTGCTGCGTAACCGCGCTACCCGTCAGGAAGAAGAGCAGATTGAAGCCCGTGCTTACGAGCTGCTGGAGTACGTCGGTATCGCCCAGCACGCCAACGAGATTGCGCGCTCCTTGTCCTACGGCGACCAACGTCGCCTGGAAATTGCCCGTGCATTGGCAACCGATCCTATGCTGCTGGCACTGGACGAACCCGCTGCTGGCATGAACCCGTCCGAGACCGTCGTCCTGCGCCAATTGATTGAAAAAATCCGTAGTGACGGCATTACCGTCTTGCTGATTGAACACGATATGAAGCTGGTCATGGGCCTGTGTGATCGAGTTCTGGTGCTGGAGTACGGCAAAGTGCTGGCCGAAGGCAAACCTGCCGAAGTCCAACATAACCCACGCGTAATTGAAGCCTATCTGGGTGCAGGTGCCGCCAAAGAGCTGGGTGTTAACGTTGAAGAGGAAAAGGCATGAGCACAGAACCGTTGATGTTGGATATTCGGGGTCTGGATGTGGCTTATGGCGGCATCCGGGCGGTACGTGGCTTGGATTTACGAGTGGGCAAAGGAGAGCTGGTCTGCCTGATCGGAGCGAACGGCGCCGGTAAAAGCACCACGCTGAGAGCTATCACAGGCCTGGTGCCTGCGGCTGCGGGTCAGATCGAACATCAAGGCGAGAGCATCATTGGCCTGCCATCGCACCAACTGGTGCGCCGTGGCGTGGTTATGGTGCCGGAAGGGCGGGGGATTTTTCCGCAACTGACGATCGAAGAAAACTTGGCCATGGGGGC is a genomic window containing:
- a CDS encoding ABC transporter ATP-binding protein, whose protein sequence is MSLTMNQHVKDGEVLLQAEGLSKRFGGLQALSDVSFSIRKGDIYGLIGPNGAGKTTLFNVMTGLYIPESGRCTFAGRNLTDCKPHQIAESGFARTFQNIRLFGSLSALENVMIGRHVRTRAGVLGAVLRNRATRQEEEQIEARAYELLEYVGIAQHANEIARSLSYGDQRRLEIARALATDPMLLALDEPAAGMNPSETVVLRQLIEKIRSDGITVLLIEHDMKLVMGLCDRVLVLEYGKVLAEGKPAEVQHNPRVIEAYLGAGAAKELGVNVEEEKA